In Hyalangium minutum, a single window of DNA contains:
- a CDS encoding metallophosphoesterase family protein, with product MPFRKLAHLSDLHLDLSPGSDAAARALVESLLAAQVDHVVVTGDLTHQGASAEFRRFREIFAPLLDTGRLTFIPGNHDRPGDDVVGRWMQGRKVCTVEREGLYLVCIDSTGPHNRSYFASHGALSLAELEEVDAAVAAAPREALTVLLLHHHVLPLPEESLPERLATRMGWPYASELVLGAKLVARVRGRCDLILHGHRHVPREFDLGLHQGRALRVYNSGSSTELGQFRMFTHAGGRLLAAPAWQQTAMAPAPRTASHNVLPALQYLANQLSTSLF from the coding sequence ATGCCCTTTCGGAAGCTGGCGCACCTCTCGGATCTCCACCTGGACCTGAGCCCTGGCAGCGACGCGGCGGCCCGAGCCCTGGTGGAGAGCCTCCTCGCCGCGCAGGTGGATCATGTGGTGGTGACGGGAGACCTGACGCACCAGGGAGCGAGCGCGGAGTTCCGCCGCTTCCGGGAGATCTTCGCCCCGCTGCTCGATACGGGGCGGCTCACCTTCATCCCCGGCAACCATGACCGCCCTGGGGACGACGTGGTCGGCCGGTGGATGCAGGGCCGCAAGGTGTGCACCGTGGAGCGCGAGGGCCTTTACCTCGTGTGCATCGACTCCACCGGGCCACACAACCGCTCCTACTTCGCAAGCCATGGCGCCCTGTCGTTGGCAGAGTTGGAGGAGGTGGACGCCGCCGTGGCCGCCGCTCCGCGCGAGGCGCTCACGGTTCTCCTGCTGCACCACCACGTGCTGCCTCTGCCCGAGGAGAGCCTGCCCGAGCGGCTGGCCACTCGGATGGGCTGGCCCTACGCCTCGGAGCTGGTGCTAGGAGCCAAGCTGGTGGCTCGCGTCCGAGGGCGCTGCGACCTGATCCTGCATGGGCACCGGCACGTCCCCCGGGAGTTTGATCTGGGGCTGCACCAGGGGAGGGCTCTGCGGGTGTACAACTCGGGCAGCTCCACGGAACTGGGACAGTTCCGGATGTTCACGCATGCGGGCGGACGCCTGCTCGCTGCCCCAGCGTGGCAGCAGACGGCGATGGCTCCGGCGCCGAGGACCGCGAGCCATAACGTGCTGCCTGCGCTCCAGTACTTGGCGAACCAGCTGAGCACGTCGCTCTTCTGA
- a CDS encoding response regulator: protein MGRPSTNGNGVRKVLVVDDDADWREFLRLCLEELGYEAIEAADGQEALDSLSREKYGVVLLDLNMPGMSGLEVAERMPRNTKPRVVFLTSAAASDVGSALMSGPHYYLPKGASRDQLSLLLQSLEA from the coding sequence TTGGGTCGACCAAGCACCAACGGGAATGGGGTACGCAAGGTTCTGGTCGTCGATGACGACGCGGACTGGCGAGAGTTCCTGAGGCTGTGTCTGGAGGAGCTCGGCTACGAGGCCATCGAGGCTGCGGATGGGCAGGAGGCCTTGGACTCGCTCTCCCGAGAAAAGTACGGCGTCGTGCTGCTCGACCTGAACATGCCAGGGATGAGCGGCTTAGAGGTCGCGGAGCGGATGCCGCGCAACACGAAGCCGCGCGTCGTCTTCCTCACCTCCGCCGCGGCCTCGGATGTGGGCAGCGCCTTGATGTCGGGCCCCCACTACTACCTGCCCAAGGGCGCCAGCCGCGACCAGCTGTCGCTCCTCCTACAATCGCTCGAAGCCTGA
- a CDS encoding hemolysin family protein, protein MLVLANGVFAGAELALLTLRKTRLRELVDEGSGAARAITALRDNPERLLATVQIGITVVGSTAAAFGGASLAHPLAGLLVQLGVGSQTAESLAFAGVVGFISYLSLVLGELVPKSLALRYSERYALFIGRPLHGLAWLVQPLVWLLTASSNVLLRFFGDKTNFAEARLSPEELQQLVEEAAKMGSLDPRAGEIASRAFDLTDLTLSAVMVPRHRIVALRRHASAEEIRQVLLEHGHSRMPVYEGSLDNVVGYVIAKDLLGVAWEGTLIVLEDVLRPAYFVFETMRALDALKELQKRRMQLAIVVDERGGVQGLVTTEDLVEELVGDILSETETPEELIKRESPTTAVVQGTASLREINRELGLELEEGHGYSTIGGLCSAKTGAIPERGTRLTLDDGTVLEVLDATPRRVRTVRIHLPPPPSPTES, encoded by the coding sequence TTGCTGGTGCTGGCGAATGGAGTCTTCGCTGGCGCGGAGCTCGCGCTGCTCACGCTGCGCAAGACCCGTCTGCGCGAGCTTGTAGATGAAGGGAGCGGCGCGGCCCGGGCCATCACCGCCCTGAGAGACAACCCCGAGCGTCTGCTCGCCACGGTGCAGATCGGCATCACGGTCGTCGGCTCGACGGCCGCGGCCTTTGGCGGCGCTTCGCTGGCGCACCCGCTCGCGGGGTTATTGGTCCAGTTGGGGGTGGGCTCGCAGACAGCGGAGAGCCTGGCCTTTGCTGGGGTGGTTGGCTTCATCTCCTACCTGTCGCTGGTGCTGGGTGAGCTGGTTCCCAAGTCGCTCGCGCTGCGCTACTCCGAGCGGTACGCGCTGTTCATTGGCCGGCCGCTCCATGGGCTGGCGTGGCTGGTCCAGCCGCTGGTGTGGCTGCTGACGGCCAGCTCCAACGTGCTGCTGCGCTTCTTCGGGGACAAGACGAACTTCGCCGAGGCGCGGCTGTCTCCCGAGGAGCTACAGCAGCTCGTGGAGGAGGCGGCGAAGATGGGCTCGCTGGATCCGCGGGCGGGGGAGATTGCCTCGCGGGCCTTTGATCTGACGGACCTGACGTTGTCGGCAGTGATGGTGCCTCGGCACCGCATCGTGGCCCTGCGCCGGCACGCGAGCGCGGAGGAGATCCGGCAGGTGCTGCTGGAGCACGGGCACTCGCGGATGCCGGTCTACGAGGGGTCGCTGGACAACGTCGTGGGCTACGTCATCGCGAAGGATCTGCTGGGGGTGGCGTGGGAGGGAACGCTCATTGTCCTGGAGGACGTGCTGCGCCCGGCCTACTTCGTCTTCGAGACGATGCGGGCGCTGGACGCGCTGAAGGAGCTGCAGAAGCGCCGCATGCAGCTGGCCATCGTGGTGGATGAGCGTGGTGGGGTGCAGGGTTTGGTGACGACGGAGGATCTGGTCGAGGAGCTGGTGGGGGACATCCTCAGCGAGACGGAGACGCCAGAGGAGCTGATCAAGCGCGAGAGCCCAACCACGGCGGTGGTGCAGGGCACGGCGAGCTTGAGGGAGATCAACCGGGAGCTGGGCCTCGAGTTGGAGGAGGGCCATGGGTACTCGACCATCGGAGGCCTGTGCTCCGCCAAGACAGGGGCCATCCCGGAGAGAGGGACGCGGCTGACGCTGGATGACGGCACGGTGCTCGAGGTGCTGGACGCCACGCCACGCCGGGTGCGCACGGTGCGCATCCACCTGCCGCCTCCGCCGTCCCCGACGGAGTCCTGA
- a CDS encoding DUF6310 domain-containing protein, whose protein sequence is MTVMVDPGAQMQQEPDANPAPERSRSNRDPPAPVAPEPRPECIPHIKPHLGGDPLHNQCADNVPQNGVPGFDALVNGKHFDALQIRAGVLWEVKTDNFDTYAVALQEIVIEKQVLELQRERDLARACGYAFVVGVRSDAHRKALRDADPSLNIVVMDWC, encoded by the coding sequence ATGACCGTCATGGTGGACCCTGGTGCACAGATGCAACAAGAACCGGATGCGAACCCGGCGCCGGAGAGGTCCAGATCGAACAGGGATCCGCCCGCCCCGGTGGCTCCGGAACCCCGTCCTGAGTGCATCCCCCACATCAAGCCGCACCTTGGCGGAGATCCCCTGCACAATCAGTGCGCCGACAACGTTCCGCAGAACGGTGTTCCCGGCTTTGATGCGCTCGTCAATGGTAAGCATTTCGACGCACTGCAAATCCGCGCGGGCGTTCTGTGGGAGGTCAAGACCGATAACTTCGACACGTACGCGGTCGCCCTTCAGGAGATTGTGATCGAGAAACAGGTGCTGGAATTGCAGCGCGAGCGCGATCTCGCACGCGCTTGTGGGTATGCCTTCGTAGTAGGCGTTCGTAGCGACGCGCACCGGAAAGCTCTGCGCGACGCAGACCCCTCCCTCAACATCGTCGTCATGGACTGGTGCTGA
- a CDS encoding DUF5953 family protein: MAASPDSFLLVVYAPALSSDGSRTLAVIRGMERALPGLHLSWTISDEGRFIPAPQRDAWGTAKTTDGRFPLLCNGDEGHFVTISRRETPASQNPGGQPQFEVHAKWPLDAAGIAAAGKVLEEVAEGARALWGHATPKRAAGDIAEQTSPTLAGSPRPPRGLPALKLPEKIRSPEIPHRLGWLNYWSAATAQAIAFPDPARDAELLSRAQSTATGGWVVKLTDAPLDLDNPAHLDALKRAYERFPEIGGRSTP; this comes from the coding sequence ATGGCCGCCTCGCCAGACTCCTTCCTTCTTGTCGTCTATGCGCCTGCGCTCAGCAGCGATGGCAGCCGCACCTTGGCCGTTATTCGTGGAATGGAACGCGCGCTTCCCGGCTTGCACCTGTCGTGGACGATTTCTGACGAGGGTCGGTTCATCCCAGCACCGCAGCGCGATGCGTGGGGCACGGCCAAGACGACCGATGGAAGATTTCCGCTGCTCTGCAATGGCGATGAGGGTCACTTCGTGACGATCTCTCGCAGGGAAACACCGGCGAGCCAGAATCCTGGTGGGCAGCCACAGTTTGAAGTTCATGCGAAGTGGCCCCTGGACGCTGCGGGTATCGCGGCAGCGGGGAAGGTGCTCGAAGAGGTAGCGGAGGGTGCACGCGCGCTGTGGGGGCATGCCACGCCGAAGCGCGCGGCGGGGGACATCGCGGAGCAGACGAGCCCCACGCTGGCGGGCTCGCCAAGGCCACCCCGGGGCCTGCCAGCGCTCAAGCTCCCAGAGAAAATCCGCTCGCCTGAGATTCCGCATCGCCTCGGGTGGCTCAACTACTGGTCAGCCGCCACTGCACAAGCCATCGCGTTCCCGGACCCTGCTCGCGACGCCGAGTTGCTCTCTAGGGCGCAGAGCACGGCGACAGGCGGGTGGGTTGTGAAGCTCACGGATGCGCCGCTCGATCTCGATAACCCCGCCCATCTGGACGCGCTGAAGCGGGCCTACGAGCGCTTCCCGGAGATCGGTGGACGTTCAACGCCCTGA
- a CDS encoding chloride channel protein produces MPTPRLEPFRGFRSRLRNTLRGLVRAERRFWLLVALVGLISGMGAVVLLKVLRFTQHLFWGSEAEGFLSGVIASPSWRRFLVPVLGGALVSLVTLLIGQPLRGHGTAGIIESIWVKSGRLSLPRALLRGLVSIVAVALGAPLGREGALLQTGAASGSFLGHWLRLGPGQARLLVACGAAAGVASAYNVPIGAALFGLEVLLGSFALELFGPIVLACVVATLVSRILIADHPSYVIPHYVMHPRELLLAVLLGVLLGGASALYVRGINVLSDLLDRVPRKLTPFLPLGAMTLVGLAAVWLPHLLGNGYDAVNAALLGKLSLVLLVVLPLAKLLATSLCAGAGVPGGLFTPSLFYGALLGGAFGQVMQYVWPGGAPSGAYALLGMGAVLAGTTHAPVSAVLIIFELTGDYGLILPLMLGAFLATMISRRLEPESLYTSVLSRRNVRIPESVPHWLREEGTRAMLMPVRDRVPPSASFQEIVVLLLEQPSGADLYVTDEEGRYLGTITLDELKGHLPDYSLLGATIAADVMDRHLRPVTPDLSLSEVAARFATTPLERLPVVDTERRLLGTISKSDVLKQGRF; encoded by the coding sequence ATGCCCACTCCCAGGCTGGAACCGTTCCGCGGCTTCCGCTCACGACTCCGTAACACCTTGCGTGGCCTGGTCCGGGCCGAGCGCCGGTTCTGGCTGCTCGTCGCCCTCGTGGGGCTCATCTCGGGGATGGGGGCAGTGGTGCTGCTCAAGGTGCTGCGCTTCACCCAGCACCTCTTCTGGGGGAGCGAGGCGGAGGGGTTCCTCTCGGGCGTCATCGCCTCGCCGTCCTGGAGGCGCTTCCTCGTCCCGGTGCTGGGCGGCGCCCTGGTCTCGCTGGTGACGCTCCTCATCGGCCAGCCGCTGCGAGGGCACGGAACCGCCGGCATCATCGAGTCCATCTGGGTCAAGTCGGGCCGGCTGTCCCTGCCTCGGGCGCTGCTGAGGGGCCTGGTCTCTATCGTCGCGGTAGCGCTCGGGGCGCCTCTGGGCCGCGAGGGCGCGCTGCTGCAGACGGGTGCGGCGAGTGGCTCCTTCCTGGGGCACTGGCTGAGGCTGGGGCCGGGGCAGGCCCGGTTGCTGGTGGCGTGTGGCGCGGCGGCGGGGGTGGCCTCGGCCTACAACGTGCCCATCGGCGCGGCCCTCTTTGGCCTGGAGGTGCTGCTGGGCTCGTTCGCGCTGGAGCTGTTCGGTCCCATCGTCCTGGCGTGCGTGGTGGCCACCCTCGTGTCGCGGATCCTCATCGCGGATCACCCCAGCTACGTCATCCCTCACTATGTGATGCACCCGCGCGAGCTGCTGCTGGCCGTGCTCCTGGGCGTGCTCCTGGGGGGCGCCTCCGCGCTTTATGTGCGCGGCATCAACGTGCTGTCGGACCTGCTCGATCGGGTCCCTCGGAAGCTCACACCCTTCCTGCCACTGGGAGCGATGACACTGGTGGGGCTGGCGGCCGTGTGGCTGCCGCACCTGCTGGGAAATGGCTATGACGCGGTGAACGCGGCACTGCTGGGGAAGCTGTCGCTGGTGCTGCTGGTGGTGCTGCCCCTGGCGAAGCTGCTGGCGACGTCGCTCTGCGCGGGGGCGGGGGTTCCGGGCGGGCTCTTCACACCCTCGCTCTTCTATGGAGCACTGCTGGGCGGCGCCTTTGGCCAGGTCATGCAGTACGTGTGGCCCGGAGGAGCCCCGAGTGGGGCCTATGCCTTGCTTGGGATGGGGGCGGTGCTCGCGGGGACCACGCATGCGCCCGTGTCGGCGGTCCTCATCATCTTCGAGCTGACGGGGGACTACGGGCTCATCCTTCCGCTGATGCTGGGGGCCTTCCTGGCGACGATGATCAGCCGACGGCTGGAGCCCGAGTCGCTCTATACGTCCGTGCTCAGCCGCCGCAACGTGCGCATCCCCGAGAGCGTTCCACACTGGCTGCGCGAGGAGGGGACCCGGGCCATGTTGATGCCGGTGCGGGACCGCGTCCCGCCGTCGGCTTCGTTCCAGGAGATCGTCGTGTTGCTGCTGGAGCAACCCTCGGGGGCGGACCTCTACGTCACGGACGAGGAGGGCCGGTACCTGGGGACAATCACGCTGGACGAGCTCAAGGGCCACCTGCCGGACTACTCGCTGTTGGGAGCGACCATCGCGGCGGACGTGATGGATCGGCACCTCCGGCCCGTGACGCCGGACCTCTCCCTGTCCGAGGTGGCGGCGCGCTTTGCCACGACACCGCTCGAGCGCCTGCCTGTCGTCGACACCGAGCGGAGGTTGCTCGGCACGATTTCCAAGAGCGATGTGTTGAAGCAAGGGCGCTTCTGA
- a CDS encoding TSUP family transporter — MTPFLFVTVVFAISVTAGLLGSLLGLGGGLILVPVLTLLLKVDIRYAVGASIVSVIATSSGAAAAYVRDRLANLRVAMFLEMATTAGALTGAFLAGVVGGRGLYLVFGLVMGYSALAMLRKLGARADAPVPPDALADRLALHSSYFDEATGREVDNRVTRPLTGLALMYAAGTVSGLLGIGSGALKVPAMDLAMRLPLKVSTATSNFMIGVTAAASAGVYFARGDILLVMMAIPVARVALSLLIFRQQRDRAFVWVTSVVLTLLALSFLLGRAE, encoded by the coding sequence ATGACTCCCTTTCTCTTCGTCACCGTGGTGTTCGCCATCTCCGTCACCGCGGGGCTGCTGGGCTCGCTGCTGGGGCTGGGGGGTGGGCTCATCCTGGTTCCCGTCCTCACGCTGCTGCTCAAGGTGGACATCCGCTATGCGGTGGGGGCCTCCATCGTGTCCGTCATCGCCACCTCCAGTGGGGCCGCCGCGGCTTATGTGAGGGACCGGCTGGCGAACCTGCGCGTGGCCATGTTCCTGGAGATGGCGACCACAGCGGGGGCGCTCACGGGAGCCTTCCTCGCGGGCGTGGTGGGTGGGCGTGGGCTGTACCTCGTCTTCGGCTTGGTGATGGGGTACTCGGCCTTGGCGATGCTGCGCAAGCTGGGGGCGCGAGCGGATGCTCCGGTGCCACCGGATGCGCTGGCGGACCGGCTGGCGCTGCACAGCAGCTACTTCGACGAGGCCACCGGCCGCGAGGTGGACAACCGCGTCACCCGGCCGCTCACCGGGCTGGCGCTCATGTACGCGGCGGGGACGGTGAGTGGGCTGCTGGGCATCGGCTCGGGCGCGCTGAAGGTGCCAGCCATGGACCTGGCCATGCGGCTGCCCCTGAAGGTGTCCACGGCCACCAGCAACTTCATGATCGGGGTAACGGCGGCGGCCAGCGCAGGCGTCTACTTCGCGAGAGGGGACATCTTGCTCGTGATGATGGCGATCCCCGTGGCGCGGGTGGCGCTGTCGCTCCTCATCTTCCGGCAGCAGCGGGACCGCGCGTTTGTCTGGGTGACGTCGGTGGTGCTCACGTTGCTGGCGCTGTCCTTCCTGCTCGGCCGAGCGGAGTGA
- a CDS encoding cation-translocating P-type ATPase: MRLPLPRSRLPEPLDSTRGLSEAEVAARRQRYGRNNILEAPSYTWAELCRNTVSDPMLWFLVCTSVLYLVLGQPVEGWTLLAAIVPLAGMDAWLHHRTRASMEGLSHQLAEHAVVLREGTLQRVEATDVVVGDLVEVAAGEPFPADGLVVAGEGLQTEESSLTGESQPVRKRPLRGELPPGNDPLVEWTHWGLAGTRLLTGRAVLRAVFTGEETLYGRITRTATRHQRARTPLQAAVQGLVAILLAAAASFCGVLAFVRWRQGYGWLDAMVSAATLAVAALPEEFPVALTFFLGSGVYRLARRRALVKRAVSVENIGRVTCICMDKTGTLTEGQLRVASCLPMAQVSPARLLHAASRASRPENGDPLDGAIAAAASAQGPTAPPSEVLALFPFTEERRRETAVVREDDGLWAFTKGSPEVVLAACTLSPEERAEWRHEVEAQAAQGRKVIACAEQRLDAHGWLGGEPLRGLRFLGLVVCADPVRPGVAESIAACHRAGIHLVMVTGDHPETARAVAREIGLGGEAPSLLLGEELEARLSQTGGVLPRNLDIIARTLPAQKLELVRALQASGEVVAVTGDGVNDVPALQAADVGIAMGERGTRSAREVASIVLLDDNLHSIVGAIAEGRQLFHNLRTSFQYLLLIHIPLVVTAALIPLAGYPLLYMPIHVIWLELIIHPTALLAFQDAASPEALRPSERPVQVRFFSRGDWAAVCVSSVVLVGVMVLGYEWSLGGHRNVEHARAMAMVALTVASAGFCALLSGLRTRLAKLICAATLASALVLVQVPALARLLHLSPLHVMDWGWAIAGGAMACLPLLPRLFLPWQRPRPTPQVPPGTPRPSRRSGFKWPRQTHG, encoded by the coding sequence ATGCGCCTTCCCCTCCCTCGCTCCCGTCTCCCAGAGCCTCTGGACAGCACTCGCGGTCTGAGCGAGGCCGAAGTGGCCGCGCGCCGACAGCGCTATGGGCGCAACAACATCCTCGAGGCGCCTTCCTACACCTGGGCCGAGCTGTGCCGGAACACCGTGAGCGATCCCATGCTCTGGTTCCTGGTGTGCACCAGCGTGCTCTACCTCGTCCTGGGACAGCCAGTGGAGGGCTGGACGCTGCTGGCCGCGATCGTGCCGCTGGCGGGGATGGACGCCTGGCTCCACCACCGGACGCGCGCCTCGATGGAGGGCTTGAGCCACCAGTTGGCCGAACACGCCGTCGTCCTGCGAGAAGGCACGCTGCAGCGGGTGGAGGCCACGGATGTGGTGGTGGGGGATCTGGTGGAGGTGGCCGCGGGAGAGCCCTTCCCCGCCGACGGACTGGTGGTGGCGGGCGAGGGCCTCCAGACGGAGGAGTCGTCGCTGACGGGCGAGTCTCAGCCCGTGCGCAAGCGGCCCCTCCGCGGCGAGCTCCCACCGGGTAACGATCCCCTGGTGGAGTGGACGCACTGGGGACTGGCGGGGACACGGCTGCTCACCGGACGCGCGGTTCTCCGGGCCGTCTTCACGGGCGAGGAGACGCTCTATGGGCGGATCACCCGGACGGCCACGCGCCACCAGCGGGCCCGAACGCCCCTGCAGGCCGCCGTTCAGGGGTTGGTGGCCATCCTCCTGGCCGCCGCGGCGTCCTTCTGCGGTGTCCTCGCCTTCGTGCGCTGGCGCCAGGGCTACGGCTGGCTGGATGCGATGGTGAGCGCGGCCACGTTGGCGGTGGCGGCACTCCCGGAGGAGTTCCCCGTGGCCCTCACCTTCTTCCTGGGCTCGGGGGTGTACCGGCTCGCACGCCGCCGAGCCCTCGTGAAGCGGGCCGTGTCGGTGGAGAACATCGGCCGCGTCACCTGCATCTGCATGGACAAGACGGGCACCCTCACCGAGGGACAGCTCCGCGTCGCCAGCTGCCTGCCCATGGCTCAGGTGTCTCCCGCCCGGCTGCTGCATGCCGCGTCCCGGGCTTCGCGTCCGGAGAACGGCGATCCGCTGGATGGGGCGATCGCCGCCGCCGCCAGCGCCCAAGGGCCCACGGCGCCTCCCTCCGAGGTGCTGGCCCTCTTCCCCTTCACCGAGGAGCGGCGCCGGGAGACCGCCGTGGTGCGCGAGGACGATGGCCTCTGGGCCTTCACCAAGGGCTCGCCCGAGGTAGTGCTGGCGGCGTGTACGCTCTCGCCCGAGGAGCGCGCGGAGTGGAGGCACGAGGTGGAGGCGCAGGCGGCGCAGGGGCGGAAGGTGATCGCGTGCGCGGAGCAGCGGCTCGACGCCCACGGCTGGCTCGGCGGAGAGCCCTTGCGTGGCCTGCGCTTCCTGGGTCTGGTGGTCTGCGCGGATCCCGTCCGCCCAGGCGTGGCCGAGTCCATCGCCGCCTGCCACCGCGCGGGGATTCACCTGGTGATGGTGACGGGAGATCACCCGGAGACGGCCCGCGCGGTGGCACGGGAGATCGGCCTGGGAGGTGAAGCTCCCAGCCTCCTGCTCGGAGAGGAGCTGGAGGCCCGGCTGAGCCAGACGGGCGGCGTTCTCCCTCGAAACCTGGACATCATCGCGAGGACGCTTCCTGCGCAGAAGCTGGAGCTGGTGCGTGCGCTGCAGGCCTCCGGAGAGGTGGTGGCGGTCACGGGCGATGGGGTGAACGATGTGCCCGCGCTCCAGGCCGCGGACGTGGGCATCGCGATGGGCGAGCGTGGCACGCGCAGCGCTCGCGAGGTGGCCTCCATCGTCCTGCTGGACGACAACCTCCACAGCATCGTTGGAGCCATTGCTGAAGGCCGGCAGCTCTTCCACAACTTGCGCACGAGCTTCCAGTACCTGCTGCTCATCCACATCCCCCTGGTGGTGACGGCGGCCTTGATTCCGCTGGCGGGCTACCCGCTGCTGTACATGCCCATCCACGTCATCTGGCTCGAGCTCATCATCCACCCCACGGCCCTGCTGGCGTTCCAGGACGCGGCGAGTCCCGAGGCGCTGCGGCCCTCCGAGCGTCCTGTCCAGGTGCGCTTCTTCTCGCGCGGCGACTGGGCCGCCGTCTGCGTGTCCAGTGTCGTGCTGGTGGGCGTGATGGTGCTGGGCTACGAGTGGAGCTTGGGCGGCCATCGCAACGTGGAGCACGCCCGGGCCATGGCGATGGTGGCGCTCACCGTGGCGAGCGCTGGCTTCTGTGCGCTCCTCAGCGGCCTGCGGACCCGTCTGGCCAAGCTCATCTGCGCGGCCACGCTGGCCAGCGCCCTGGTGCTCGTCCAGGTGCCTGCCCTGGCGCGTCTGCTGCACCTCTCACCCCTGCACGTTATGGATTGGGGGTGGGCCATCGCGGGAGGAGCCATGGCGTGCCTACCGCTCCTGCCTCGACTCTTCCTCCCGTGGCAGCGCCCGAGGCCCACCCCTCAAGTGCCGCCAGGCACGCCCAGGCCCAGTCGCCGGTCAGGTTTCAAATGGCCGAGGCAAACGCACGGATGA
- a CDS encoding CBS domain-containing protein produces the protein MSLERFCRKQVATALATETVQAAAERMTQQHVGALVVVEDSGQPVGILTDRDIVCRVLNERRDPGTTSIREVMSANPVVARDTERIDEVVFTTFANISAMMARAGTPRARACPCSR, from the coding sequence ATGTCACTCGAACGCTTTTGTCGGAAGCAGGTGGCCACCGCCCTGGCAACCGAGACGGTCCAGGCGGCAGCCGAGCGAATGACCCAGCAGCACGTCGGTGCCCTCGTCGTCGTGGAGGACTCGGGACAGCCGGTCGGCATCCTGACAGACCGCGACATCGTCTGCCGCGTCCTGAACGAGCGGCGAGATCCAGGCACCACCTCCATCCGCGAGGTGATGAGCGCCAACCCCGTGGTGGCCCGTGACACCGAACGGATCGACGAGGTGGTCTTCACCACCTTCGCGAACATCTCCGCCATGATGGCCCGGGCGGGCACTCCGCGCGCCAGGGCGTGCCCGTGCTCGCGGTAG